In the genome of Hyphomonas sp. Mor2, one region contains:
- a CDS encoding acetyl-CoA carboxylase biotin carboxylase subunit, with product MNRINTLLIANRGEIALRVMRTAKAMGIRTVAVYSDADQNSPHVTFADAAIHIGPAPVSDSYLNADAVLDAAQVSGADAIHPGYGFLSENAAFAKRVEKAGLIFVGPPAKAIDAMGDKARAKRMMIKAKVPCIPGYEDEDQSQKNFTAAAKEIGFPVMVKASAGGGGRGMRLVETAKDLPEALKLARSEAENAFGSGDLILEKAIVEPRHVEIQVFADAHGHTIHLGERDCSVQRRHQKVLEESPCPVMTPDLRARMGAAAVAAAEAVDYRGAGTVEFLLDKDGNFYFLEMNTRLQVEHPVTELVTGLDLVALQLKVAQGEPLGVSQAEVELRGHAIEARLYAEDPAEDFQPATGPILLWQRPDGEGVRCDDGIATGGAVSPFYDAMVAKIMAWGETRAEALHRLSNALNKTTLFGVQTNQTFLAEAIAKPAFAEGQATTAFIAENFDGEGFSDPEITAKDKAAAAVLLYRSARDAAMAQSLNVPAELIEWSSSLPRPATAVFGEETVLTRAVAKDQFEVSGLGEKAILVAVEALTEHHVSLLIDGEPLDYAWMAHGNGEVFLRRDSMTWHLSDSSARLSTTEDAGGGGRIVANMHGMLIDVFVKAGDQVEAGDRVAVLEAMKMQHQLHAEVSGTVKEVRAEAGAQLASGDLILEITPDDGE from the coding sequence ATGAACCGGATCAACACGCTCCTCATCGCCAATCGCGGCGAAATCGCCCTTCGCGTTATGCGCACGGCCAAGGCCATGGGCATACGCACGGTCGCTGTCTATTCCGATGCCGACCAGAACAGTCCGCATGTGACATTCGCAGATGCGGCCATCCATATCGGGCCAGCTCCAGTCTCGGACAGCTATCTGAACGCCGACGCGGTATTGGACGCCGCTCAGGTTTCTGGCGCGGATGCCATTCACCCCGGCTATGGATTTCTGTCCGAGAATGCCGCCTTCGCCAAACGGGTTGAGAAAGCCGGACTTATCTTTGTCGGCCCGCCCGCCAAGGCGATTGATGCCATGGGCGACAAGGCCCGGGCCAAGCGCATGATGATCAAGGCGAAGGTCCCCTGCATTCCGGGCTATGAGGATGAAGATCAGAGCCAGAAGAACTTTACTGCCGCGGCCAAGGAGATCGGCTTCCCGGTCATGGTCAAGGCATCTGCCGGTGGCGGCGGGCGCGGCATGCGTTTGGTCGAGACCGCCAAGGATTTGCCGGAAGCCCTCAAACTCGCCCGGTCGGAGGCTGAAAACGCGTTTGGCTCCGGCGACCTGATCCTGGAAAAGGCAATCGTCGAACCGCGGCATGTCGAGATCCAGGTGTTCGCGGATGCGCACGGCCATACGATCCATCTTGGTGAGCGCGATTGCTCCGTACAAAGACGACATCAGAAAGTGCTCGAGGAATCCCCCTGCCCGGTCATGACTCCGGACTTGCGGGCTCGAATGGGCGCCGCCGCCGTCGCAGCTGCTGAAGCGGTTGACTATCGCGGCGCAGGCACGGTCGAGTTCCTGCTCGACAAGGATGGGAATTTCTACTTCCTCGAAATGAATACGCGTTTGCAGGTCGAACACCCCGTCACCGAGCTGGTGACAGGACTGGATCTGGTCGCCCTGCAGCTGAAAGTCGCTCAGGGAGAGCCTTTGGGCGTTTCTCAGGCTGAGGTAGAATTGCGTGGGCACGCGATCGAGGCGCGGCTCTATGCCGAAGATCCGGCCGAGGATTTTCAACCCGCCACGGGCCCGATCCTGCTCTGGCAACGTCCGGACGGCGAAGGCGTGCGCTGCGATGACGGGATTGCAACGGGTGGCGCGGTATCGCCTTTCTATGATGCCATGGTCGCCAAGATCATGGCCTGGGGCGAGACCCGGGCGGAGGCGCTGCATCGCCTGTCCAACGCTTTGAACAAGACCACCCTGTTCGGGGTGCAGACCAATCAGACTTTCCTCGCCGAAGCGATTGCCAAACCGGCTTTCGCTGAGGGGCAGGCGACAACGGCATTCATTGCCGAAAATTTCGACGGCGAAGGCTTTTCTGATCCTGAGATTACCGCTAAGGACAAAGCGGCTGCGGCTGTTCTGCTTTATCGTTCGGCGCGGGATGCAGCGATGGCGCAATCCCTGAACGTCCCCGCTGAGTTGATCGAATGGTCGAGTTCCCTGCCGCGTCCGGCAACCGCAGTCTTCGGGGAAGAAACGGTCCTGACCCGGGCCGTCGCAAAAGACCAGTTCGAAGTGTCGGGCCTTGGCGAAAAAGCGATCTTGGTTGCGGTCGAAGCCTTGACCGAGCATCATGTCAGTCTGCTGATTGATGGCGAACCGCTGGACTATGCATGGATGGCGCATGGCAATGGCGAAGTGTTCCTTCGCCGCGATTCAATGACCTGGCACCTGTCCGACAGCTCTGCACGCCTCAGCACGACCGAAGACGCTGGCGGCGGCGGTCGGATTGTCGCCAATATGCACGGCATGCTGATCGATGTGTTTGTCAAAGCTGGCGATCAGGTCGAAGCGGGCGACCGCGTTGCTGTGCTGGAGGCGATGAAAATGCAGCATCAGTTACACGCTGAAGTCAGCGGAACAGTAAAAGAGGTTCGGGCCGAAGCGGGCGCGCAGCTCGCTTCCGGGGATCTGATCCTCGAAATCACGCCAGATGACGGAGAATAG
- a CDS encoding nitronate monooxygenase, whose product MMKSPIREMLDIEFPLLAFTHCRDVVVAVSKAGGMGVFGAVNLPPDRLKEELDWIVANIDGKPFGVDLIVPNKFEGKSEGFDGDRLLNAVPEEHKKFAAGIMRDHGIDEVDLETQRSNSLNFARNLGDDGAASSMEVAFQYPIKLIVNALGVPPKSMLEMAAKHGVATGALVGAKEHAVNQVNAGVDVLIVAGGEAGGHCGDVSTMVLIPEVARAVRDMGETTPILAAGGITTGEQMAASMAMGAAGAWCGSVWLTTSEAETNPIVKDKMLEASSRDTVRSRSRTGKHSRQLRSPWTDAWEAEDAPTPLPMPLQSLISEPALSHIDKLSQGGHEGAKELATYWVGQGVGLMNQSMSAGQVVQQFKEDYLTAYERLMQTMDMN is encoded by the coding sequence ATGATGAAATCGCCGATTCGCGAAATGCTCGACATTGAGTTTCCACTGCTCGCCTTCACGCATTGCCGGGACGTGGTTGTCGCGGTCTCGAAAGCCGGCGGCATGGGCGTGTTCGGCGCGGTGAACCTGCCGCCAGACCGCCTGAAGGAAGAGCTCGATTGGATCGTGGCAAACATCGATGGCAAACCCTTCGGCGTCGACCTGATCGTACCGAACAAGTTTGAAGGTAAATCCGAGGGCTTCGATGGCGATCGCCTCCTCAACGCCGTGCCGGAGGAGCACAAGAAGTTTGCCGCAGGCATCATGCGCGATCACGGGATTGACGAGGTGGATCTCGAAACCCAGCGCAGCAACTCACTCAACTTTGCCCGCAACCTTGGCGACGATGGCGCCGCCTCCTCGATGGAAGTTGCGTTTCAGTATCCAATCAAGCTGATCGTCAACGCCCTCGGCGTGCCCCCCAAGTCCATGCTGGAAATGGCCGCCAAGCATGGCGTCGCCACGGGTGCCCTGGTCGGCGCGAAGGAACATGCGGTCAATCAGGTCAATGCCGGGGTCGACGTGCTGATCGTCGCGGGCGGAGAAGCGGGCGGACATTGCGGCGACGTCTCGACCATGGTGCTGATCCCGGAAGTCGCCCGCGCCGTGCGCGATATGGGCGAGACCACCCCCATTCTCGCAGCCGGAGGGATTACCACGGGCGAGCAGATGGCCGCCTCCATGGCCATGGGGGCCGCTGGCGCCTGGTGCGGATCTGTCTGGCTGACGACCAGCGAAGCTGAGACCAATCCGATCGTCAAAGACAAGATGCTGGAAGCCTCTTCGCGCGACACCGTGCGGTCGCGGTCGCGGACCGGCAAGCATTCGCGGCAATTGCGCTCGCCCTGGACAGATGCCTGGGAGGCAGAGGACGCGCCAACACCTTTGCCAATGCCCCTGCAGTCTCTGATCTCCGAGCCGGCCCTGTCGCATATCGACAAGCTGAGCCAGGGCGGCCATGAAGGGGCCAAGGAACTGGCCACCTATTGGGTTGGCCAAGGCGTTGGCCTGATGAACCAGTCCATGTCCGCAGGGCAAGTCGTCCAGCAATTCAAGGAAGACTATTTGACCGCGTATGAGCGCCTGATGCAGACCATGGATATGAACTGA
- a CDS encoding TIGR03084 family metal-binding protein, giving the protein MQQAEDFRAESKALYGLLDGADTEAFDQPTQFKDWTINAVLQHLFFWNQMAGLQLTDEAELSRRLNALFAHDGGMRGFERAHFNGLSGRDLLEQWNADVDRTADLFADADPKARLKWAGPEMSARSSITARLMETWAHGQEAYDHLGVDRQNEDRIQNIVVLGVNTFGWTYKTRKETPPGPMPYLELTAPSGAIWTYGEDNGADRITGAAEEFCQVVTQTRNIADTQLSVSGPVATDWMSKAQCFAGAPETPPAPGTRFRAQS; this is encoded by the coding sequence ATGCAACAGGCTGAAGACTTTCGTGCCGAGAGCAAGGCGCTCTACGGGCTCCTCGACGGCGCCGATACGGAGGCTTTCGACCAGCCGACCCAGTTCAAGGACTGGACGATCAACGCCGTACTGCAGCATCTTTTCTTCTGGAACCAGATGGCCGGGTTGCAACTGACGGATGAAGCTGAACTGTCCCGGCGTCTGAACGCACTCTTTGCGCATGATGGCGGTATGCGCGGATTTGAACGCGCCCATTTCAATGGCCTGAGCGGACGCGACCTGCTGGAGCAATGGAATGCAGACGTGGATCGTACCGCGGATCTTTTCGCCGACGCCGATCCGAAAGCGCGCCTGAAATGGGCCGGTCCCGAGATGAGCGCGCGCTCGTCCATCACCGCGCGCCTCATGGAGACCTGGGCGCACGGTCAGGAAGCCTATGACCATCTCGGCGTCGATCGGCAGAATGAGGACCGGATCCAGAACATCGTCGTGCTCGGCGTCAATACGTTCGGGTGGACCTACAAGACGCGCAAGGAAACTCCGCCGGGGCCTATGCCCTATCTAGAACTGACGGCGCCATCAGGGGCGATCTGGACCTATGGCGAAGACAATGGGGCCGACCGGATCACCGGCGCTGCAGAAGAGTTCTGCCAGGTGGTGACACAGACGCGCAATATTGCAGACACGCAGCTTTCCGTTTCGGGGCCGGTGGCCACGGACTGGATGTCCAAAGCCCAGTGCTTTGCCGGAGCGCCGGAGACGCCGCCTGCCCCTGGCACGCGGTTTCGCGCTCAGTCATAG